In one window of Planctomycetota bacterium DNA:
- a CDS encoding sulfatase yields the protein MPPLLAALLLFAAVSPAAEARRPDIVVFLTDDLGQLDTTPYGGGGIRTPHVAALADAGLTFDRAYVASPSCAPSRAALLTGLMPARNGASSNHAKPRAEIRKWPSYFKELGYEVAAFGKVSHYRHTADYGFDVFAHDTFHDPEGVPAALKFLRARPKDARPLCLMVGSNWPHVPWPAADGVHRPDDLRLPALSVDTPQTRLWRARYADAVARGDAELGEVMRTVRETLPASTVFVFSSDHGAQWPFGKWNLYEAGVATPLIVSWPGTVAAGKRTGAMVSWVDLLPTLLEAAGGEAPSGIDGRSFLSVLRGADRHRDRIFTTHANDNRMNVYPARAVRDGRWKYVRNLRPDWAFTTHIDLQESRGDGLGQRAFFAEWERLAKTDAAAAATLDRYHRRPAEELYDLEKDPAERSNVAADPANAARLAELRAALDAWMREQGDDGAVPVAGRPLSDPESFGPAGAAAEAKAATRRKKK from the coding sequence ATGCCCCCGCTCCTGGCCGCCTTGCTGCTGTTCGCCGCCGTGTCGCCGGCGGCGGAGGCCCGACGGCCGGACATCGTGGTGTTCCTGACGGATGACCTCGGGCAACTGGATACGACCCCCTACGGAGGCGGAGGCATCCGCACGCCCCACGTCGCCGCGCTGGCCGACGCCGGCCTGACCTTCGACCGGGCCTACGTCGCCTCGCCGAGCTGCGCCCCGAGCCGCGCCGCGCTGCTGACGGGGCTCATGCCGGCCAGGAACGGCGCCTCCTCCAATCACGCCAAGCCGCGAGCGGAGATCCGCAAATGGCCATCCTACTTCAAGGAGCTGGGCTACGAGGTCGCAGCCTTCGGCAAAGTCTCCCACTACCGCCACACGGCGGACTACGGCTTCGACGTCTTCGCCCACGACACCTTCCATGACCCCGAGGGCGTGCCCGCCGCGTTGAAGTTCCTCCGCGCGAGGCCCAAGGACGCCAGGCCGCTCTGCCTGATGGTCGGAAGCAACTGGCCGCATGTCCCGTGGCCGGCCGCCGACGGAGTCCATCGTCCGGACGACCTCCGGCTGCCCGCGCTCAGCGTCGACACGCCGCAGACGCGGCTCTGGCGGGCGCGCTACGCCGACGCGGTCGCGCGCGGCGACGCGGAACTCGGCGAGGTGATGCGCACGGTCCGCGAGACGCTGCCGGCCTCCACGGTCTTCGTCTTCTCCAGCGACCACGGCGCGCAATGGCCCTTCGGAAAATGGAACCTTTACGAAGCCGGCGTCGCCACGCCGCTCATCGTATCCTGGCCGGGCACGGTCGCGGCCGGGAAGCGCACCGGGGCGATGGTCAGCTGGGTCGACCTGCTGCCGACGCTTCTCGAGGCGGCGGGAGGCGAGGCCCCCTCGGGCATCGACGGACGTTCCTTCCTGTCCGTGCTGCGCGGCGCGGACCGGCATCGCGACCGGATCTTCACCACGCACGCCAACGACAACCGGATGAACGTCTATCCCGCCCGCGCCGTCCGTGACGGGCGGTGGAAATACGTCCGCAACCTCCGTCCCGACTGGGCGTTCACCACGCACATCGACCTCCAGGAGAGCCGGGGTGACGGGCTCGGCCAGCGCGCGTTCTTCGCGGAATGGGAGAGGCTGGCGAAGACCGACGCGGCGGCGGCCGCGACGCTGGACCGCTACCACCGCCGGCCGGCGGAGGAACTTTACGACCTGGAGAAGGATCCGGCTGAACGCTCGAACGTGGCGGCGGATCCGGCCAACGCGGCCAGGCTGGCCGAGCTCCGCGCGGCCTTGGACGCATGGATGCGCGAGCAAGGCGACGACGGCGCCGTGCCCGTGGCAGGCCGGCCCTTGTCCGACCCCGAATCCTTCGGGCCGGCGGGCGCCGCCGCAGAGGCGAAGGCGGCGACCCGACGTAAGAAAAAGTGA